Genomic DNA from Coffea arabica cultivar ET-39 chromosome 7e, Coffea Arabica ET-39 HiFi, whole genome shotgun sequence:
TCTCTCTGAAGCTTCAGGATTTGATTTCCTTCGTTGAAGTTGCTTCCAAATGCTGTCCGAGAAATAATATCTCCAGTCAAGTCCTGAAATTCAGGCCAGACATCTATTTCACAGGTTCCACCAAGAGCAATTGATTTCTTCCACTTTTCTACCACCAAGACACAACTCTCTGCAAATATTGATACCATTCCCTATTTTGACACACAGCAGTGGGACAAAAACAGTTTGAGAATCCATACTGTTATTCATTAATCTTAGGCTTCTTAGTACCATCTCAAAAACGATACCTGGTGGAGACAAGGAGGGCTGGAAAATTACCTTTAGTTTCTCCAAGTTGAATGCAGGAGTCATTATCCTCCTGTGAGTAGCCCATGTTTCACCCTCTAGAAGCGTCAATCCTTCTGTCAGAATGAGTATCAGAGGGTTCAACGCCAGTGGTGTTATACCAAAGTGACCTTGCTTGTTAGCTAGCACTTCTTTTATTATATCAGGATCCATAATGTTCAACCTTGGAGTTGTCCCTGCCCAACATAGTGATACTTTTCCTGTTTGCATGTGAAACACATCTCAGGAAACTACAATTTGCAATGATACGATTCATCGTGAATCTTGTAACTTACCATATTTTTGAGCTGTGTTGAGAGTGAAGGGATCGACACGCGGTGCAATCTGATGAGAAAGGCTCATTGGTTTAGACCATGCTTCAGTGATTTGCTTCATGAAGTCTTTCATGTCTCCAATCAGAAGTTTGTAGGGGTTGCCTCTGATTCCTTGCTGTTTTAAGCGCCTTTCAAGCCATTTTGGCTTCCACCAGATGGAGTAAAAAACTTTCAGAAAGAAGTAGCTTACCAGAAGTAGAGCAGTGATTTTTAGGGACAGGATTTTCAGATCTTCCATTAACTTGAAGATTTTCAGCTACTTGGTTTTTGGTTCTGTTGAATGCTTTATGGTTTCTAAATGCTTCTAGTTCGATATTTATACTGGTGCCTTTCTGAAACTTCTGTTTGAAATTTAAGTCAAGGATAGTTGCTATTGAGCGAGTGCATACAAGgattttcttcttccttgtCAAGTTAATCTACCAGTACCTTTCACATCTTCATTATTTTACTACTTAATGATCTTGGAGAATAAGTTATGTCCCTGGTCCATTTGGATTGTTGTTTccaatagaaaaatttttacattgATCTTGGAGAATAAGTTATGTCCCTGGTCCATTTGGATTGTTGTTTCctatagaaaaatttttacatttttcgtgCACATAATTTTCAACGATTtgtttattttatataaatcaaattactacAACTTACgtacatattttttttcaagaacttcaaaaaatagcaaaccaaataaatatttttcaatcacttttttacctTGTATAAATCAAATTggaataatatatttttttacaaaaattttaaaaaatagtgTAATCCAAACATGTCCGTAAACTGTACATAGCTGTATTCCTTTCTCATTctaaagggttaattacatttacctcccatGAGGTTTGACCAAATAACGAATCGATCCCtgagatttgaccaaataacaaAAAGGTCCCTCAACCGTTAGTCTTTGCCATTGACtgttagggttaattacatttacccccttgaaatttgaccaaataacgAATCGATCCCTAAAATCTGACCAAATAACAGATTCCTCCCCCATACTAACTTCTGTCACttcatttatataatataggaAAAGTATAAGGAGCTGGTACAttatggaaagaaaaaatgcatactACATTTTCAACcctcttatttgctagaaattttaattttactttatcttttaaataaattattttttgaaaaaataggtaCTTTGTTCATATAATTGGGAAAAGTCGTAAAGCACTGGTATTTTATGGAATAATGGGTATTACCCTATGTAATCCAAAATTTGTCATACTATTTCACCAAATTACAAAATACGTGTATGGCAAATTTTGCATTACAAGGTCTATCAAAATTTACTCTGATTTTATCtgttaaataaattaataatttgttggattcaaaattttatttgttaaccaaaatttttttctgaaAACACAAAAATCGATAGGTCAAAAATTTGATGGAAATCAATAAGGGTTGTTCAGACTTTTGGCTATTTCCGTTACATATAAGTGACAGAAGTTAGTGTGGGGGAGGAAtctgttatttggacaaatttttGGGATCGATTcattatttggtcaaatttcaggggggtaaatgtaattaatcctAACAGTCAACGGCAAAGACTAACGGTTGAGGGACCTTTTTGTTATTTGATCAAATCTCAGGGATCGATTCGTTATTtggtcaaacctcaggggaagtaaatgtaattaaccccaTTCTAAAAGGTCATCcgaatataatatattataaatggtGATGGAAAAGCCGTCGGCTAAGAGTTTTGCTTTTTCGTGAAGAGCAAGCATTGGCTCAAAAGTCAAATAGAAAAAACTGAAAAACAAATTGCTTCCACCGCGTCAGCTGCTGCTAGACGTTCAGAATTTTGGTTTTGGATGAGACTATAGTTAACAGAACGTTTTCCTGCGCAAAGTTGAAAGTTCGTGGAAACTGcaatttgatttttccttttcttttctattttggcATAAATTCTTCTGCaaaattttgtcctttttttttgttgacgTATAATGTTGATATATCAAGTGATCAATATTGAAACACATCAATATTGAACACATATTAACAATTATTATTCTTCTTTATATTTGTATACTTTCCTTATTTAATCTTGATTATTTTTCcttacatttatttattttctctaattaatcgtatattttcaaaaatataacacctaaaatatattttatcgAGTGTTCGGGTTAGGGTTGCATACGAATCAAATCGAATCGAGTTTTGATCTTATCGAACCGAGTCTTGACTTAATTTTATTGAactcgagcttgagctcgaaaaaataaaaaataattattttattttttaaaaaataaataaaataatatttttttcttaataaataataaaatattaaggatatatatatttttactattaaaataaataaataaatatatatatatatatatactcaaactCGCGAGTCGaacttaatattttgagctcgatttcgactcgagccagctcgaactcgagtcgagTTTGACTTGAGCCGCTCGCGAGTCTAAGCTCGTTTGCAGCTCTAGTCCGAGCACTCGTTAGAGAGACCGTCAATTTATTATGCTTACCAAAATATTCTCCTCCGCTagcggattttttttttctggaaaaagaaaatcacaTGCATCCATTCGAGAATTTTACTCATTAAATTGAAGTCCGATATtgatattataaaataaaaaagtttctAAAACAATCAAAGAAATAAAGTCCAACGGTGGTCCAAAAAACTAATGAAAGACTGTATTACGTTTAGTTGTGTGATTGAATTTCACTCACATGaccaataaaattgaaaacaaatttAGACAGGTAAGAGTAGCCTCCTATAAAGGAAAATTGGATATATGCAGGCCTGGACTTGAAGAAAAGCACGGGTTGGACATCACTTGGCAAACGATAAAAGGGCAGGGCAGGGTGAGAGAAATAAAGAGGACGAGGGAAGGTGGCTAAGGATAACATTGGCGCTTAGAAATCACTTGAAGGTGTATTGCAGTTTCCTTTGCGTAATGTGCTCATCTTCAGTCGCTGTGGCCTGTGAGAGAATTGGCTGAACCATAtgcattattttcttcatttcatcaTCATCCTTGCACAAGAGAAATTTCTTAAAAAGCAGTGAACTGACCAACTTCAAGAGAGCGAAAGTAGCTCCAGTTCTATAGCATGTCACTATGGGGCAAGGCATGCACTAGTTGAGAGTGAAACTGAACCAAACTTCCCATTTCAAATCTGCCAGTTGTGCAGTCATTGGTTGCACAGCGATCACTTCACTTCAAACAATTTTTAGTGATCGAGCGGTAGACTTGCATGCAAGAAATCAAACTGAGGAGAGGAGGCTGATAGGGCTCAAAACGAAAAATTGCAAAATTGCTATCCTTGTTGTATACTCGTATCTGAAAGTCTTCTGTTCGAAATGGTGAAGCATGGAGGATGTCAAAACTCGCTTTCCAATCAAGAATAACACCCTCTTTGTGTTTCTATGGGATTAACTAGTAAAAATTACCAAAGAACAAATATACCTAAACAAGAAATAACAAGACCAAAtctcttgaaaaaatgaaaaataaaactagcAACTTAAAAGCAAATCTAACAGAACAAAAACATAGAATACTTCCAATTGGGCAAAAGCTTCTTCTCATTATTAGCAGCATTCTAGTTTCAAAGCCTAATATCATCCTAAACACCAACAACAACAATGCCATTGAACATTCATGCCCTAATAATAGTCCAATAAAGCATAAAAGAgaaatggccaaaaaaaaaaaaaagaagcagctTGGCGAAACAGGACAATTGAACAGAGAATTGTACCCTTCATCAGAGGCTAGCCGTCTGCGGCGGAGGAACAACGTAATCCAGCACCACCACACCATCTAGCTTATCCCTAACCAAATCCTTCTGCTTATTGGCCGCCTCCGGTTCCGCATCGAATCCCTCCAATTCATTAACCCCGTTGAGTACTGCAACAGAGGCGATTGAAAACCCTTTCGCTCTCCCGGGAGAAAAGTTCTCCCCAAAACTCAACTGCTCAATCCCCGGAAACTTCTCTTTGATTCCCCCAGTCACCCCCAAAACCTCATTTTTCTCATCCTCCCCGGAGCCctccttcaatttcaaaaacgTCACCCTCATAGCCGAACCGGGAGGAATATTAACCGCGCCGGCGCCACTGGCAACCCAATCGACGGCCATAATGTCATCGACGATAGGCTTGACGTAATTGGTGACGACGGCGACGTGGTCAGGGTGTGCGGAGTAAGCATCGAGGTCGGACTTGGAGGCGTAGCGAGAGTGGAGCATGTGAGTGAAGGTGAGAGAGGAGGATCTGGACCGGAGGACCGGGCCGGCGGTGAGGTGGAGGACGGAATCGAGTGAGGCGAGACTACTGAGGTTGTTGACCACGGCCGTTGCTTTGGAAGGGTCAATATCTGGTTTCACTTTGAAGAGGACGATGTGTTCTATGAACTCAGGTGGATTGCCGGCGGACATTTTGATGGACGGTTGTGATTGAGCGGCGTAGAGACGGGTGGTGGAGGGAAAGTAGAAGAATTTGAAcggagaaggagaagaagaagaagaagagcggAGACGAGGAAATGATAAGATGTTTGTGCTACAGTAAACTGCTGCTCTTACACCTCCACACAGCATTTTTTTTCTGATGTTCCAAACTCCCAAGTCGCACTTGATTCGCCCCCGTTTTGACTTTATTCCTTTGATTGTTTTAgaaacttttttattttgtaatatCAATATCGGACTTCAATTTAATTAGTAAAATTCTCGAGATGGATGCATGTAtgtgattttctttttccagaaaaaaaaaaaaaaatccgttAGCGGAGGAGAATATTTTGGTAAGCATAACTCTATTGAGTGCCCGGCCACTGGTTAAAATAAGCTCAAgtgttatatttttgaaaatataagactaattagagaaagtaaataaatacaagggaATGTATGcaagattaaatagaaaaaagtatataaatgtaaaagaaaataataattgttagtatgtgtatatatatgtagtAAATTAAGTAAATGTTAGGTGTATAAAGGGAACCTTAAGAGCACCCGTTAGAAAAATCTATAAACTAATATGATCAAGGATAATTTGTTTAGTGCCATAAACATGTGGAATGGGCTAAATTCACATCCTCCCGTTCTAAATTCACACTCTAACTACTAATATGGCAATTGAACCCTTATCACTTAATGACTTTCACTTATAACTTTttgcaatttcaaaattataatTTCATAGAGTAAAGAAATTTGCCATAACACCTATTCTTTCaattagtttcctaatttttttaaaaaattcattgcacATTGTTGTTAATAATTTGTATTGTATTAAGTATCTTTAAACAATAATAAACAATAATAAATTCATGAAATTCATtgtaataaaaaattcattgtaTTAAGTGtctttaaataataataaattcatgAAACCTATCAAGTTAGGTAATAGAGTTAGAGATCTTGTGTACTTCAAAAGTGTTACTACacaaataatttcatcattttgatAGAATACGCATCCTATAAAAGAAactgaaaaatgcaaaagaaacaTCCAATAGTCTATAAATTTGGTGTAATGTTTAATTAACAACCAAAATCATTAATGGGATTACACATAAATACTGAAATATTGAAATTTTTACATGGAATATGAATAGTACTATGATAATTTTGATTGTTATATATTTAGAAAAAaggaaatgttatttgcactcaccatttatttttattatatggTCTAACAAATGAAAACTATATGATTAGAATGATAATGGAAGTGAGATTAACATAAATGGGAGTGCAAATAACACTTCTCatttagaaaaacaaaaatcaaaataaaaaaggagaaaaataaattaaaaatacacATTACACATCCCATAAGCCCAAGATTTTTCAAAACCCATGAGATTTTTGTTGAAAATATTTAGAAGAAAAAGTAATGCAAGAAATGGTTACAAGAGCAATGCTAAGCAAATTGCTTGCAGTGGATGAAAGCATAAATTTGGAATTACAAAAGGTCATAAGAAAACCATTAAATGTAAAAAGGTTTTAATATCATATTGATCTTTAGCGTATGGATATGGGATGCAAGGGTGTGAATTTAGCCTCTCCCTAAACATTGTTTTTCTAACGGTGTCCAATAGACACTCATCAATACACCTAAATTTCATCCGATCCACCATGTATGTACACATTTCAACAATTATTATCTTCTATTACATTTATacacttttcctaattaatcttatCTCTCTAAAAATCTAACACCTAAAATATATCTTAACGAGTTCCCATTAGACACCCTTCGGACAAACTCAAACATGTATCTATATTTCTTAGTTCTCATTTCCCATTGGCTCACCTCAATGTACCATGGTTGTACAAGATCatgttttgtgttttgcactCTACCCTTTCTTATGAAATATGAATGTTCAACTATTTTAAATAAGTCATATATTGCTCAAAATCTTAATATGGTTAAAACTTTCAACTATCAAAATAAgtttttttcttgtatttatttatttttgctttggGAATTAGGCTTCATTTAGAGTTGAAGAGGGCTAATGAATTATAAACTTCTTTCTACTTTCCTTaactcttttcttctttgttctttttttttggatgcATAAAACCTTTTTTTTCGAAGGATACAAGATTATACTTAAATAATTAATGTAGGAAAGATTTTTTCAATAGTTATATGGTAACGGGTAAAATTCTTTAATTTGAATAAGCAAATGAGGAAACACAAATACATTTGAGGAAACACATCATCAAAAAAGCCAGAGAATTGAATTACACAAGCAAGAATAGTTGAATCCATATAGAATAGACATTCAAATTGAACGATCAAAAATTGTTTCAACCAAGAACCATGCTGACATGAAGAGTACAAGCCCAATAGAAATATCAATATAGCGAAAAAggtgaaaagaaaataatggaAGAAGATAAAGGTGGAGGCATATGGACAAGTTTCATTAATTGTTGAAACtaattgtgtttggattgcatttttcgtgatttttcatagaaaaattactatagcgatttgatatatgtgagggaaaaagataatagggaaatgtgattaCGGAAAACGATGTAATTTTTCGACGGAAAccggcaatccaaacaaatgtTCAGACATAAAACTCGTATTAATATGTTTCATTAAATTTAGTAGGAAACCCTGTTTTCAAGGTTTTTATTAGGATGAAAAGAAAACAGATACCAAATCAATAGTGTCATCGAAATGTAATAGGAAAGATACGCTAGTAATTGCTACTTTAGCTCATAAAATAAGGAATTACCTAAGAGGGTTATAGCTAAGAGAGTTCATGTGGATCACTGTTAGAAACTGAACATGTAAAAATTGAGTGGATTTCAAAGGCTTCGCACATATTCACTGCTTCGACTTTAAAAAGATTTACTGCATACTTAATGGTAATCTTCTTAAACTAATTCCTCATCTCATGGAACCTAATCAAAGAGAGATCTAATTATTagcataaattttaaatttgacatgtAAATGTATGTTTGATtccttacaaaaaaaataaaataaaatctaaaCTAAAAGAATAACAAAAAAAACACATAAGTCATTTGAGGCACATAAGCACATAAAAACACATAATTTGAAGTTTAAGGGTAAGAGCGGTACAACAGAAGTACTTCTCTTTGAATCTCCAACTAAACTAAACCTTTTTAAgcttaaaacatcaataaaaaATGTACCAATATCATGAATAATTAAAGGTTTAAAGATAAATAGATGCTACTTATGTATGCAATATTCACTAGGGATTGAAAATAACCCACAAATCAacattaaaagaaacaattaacACTTGAACTAAATGATCccatttaaagaaataaaaagtcTATAGGGACTAATTGAAAAGCTAACAAAGTTTTTGGAGCAAATgtacaatttttcaaaagttggGACTAAAATGCAAATTTTGTAACATAAATTAAACAGCCAATTTTATTCCTAAAACTATTGAAATTAAGCAAAATTTAATTGTGAAACAATTTCAAGAatcatattttaaaaaaatgaaaaaattaaccTACAATACCAACATGTCTAGTTAAACTTTTAATTATAGTTAAACAAGCTTCAATTAAACAATTAAGACCATAAATAATCATAATTAAATATTACAAGCATATAATTGCCTCAAACTCACTAGGAACATATTTTGGGGTCCTTTGAATGCAATTTTTATATCAATCAAACCCCAACATCATTTCAAATACGTTCCTAGCATTAAAACAAGCCAAATTGATATTAATGAATTAAAGCCCCACTATTATGAACAAAAAACAAGAACTCCAAAAAGACTATTTGCCATTAAAATTAGTTTCTATATTAGTCTTTTCAAAATGACCTCTTTATAATTTtattgctcaaattcaacattCTCTTCAAGAGTGCACACTTCAATTCAACAATTTTTTATGAAGCAAATGCTACAACGTAGTGGCGGATTCACAGTGGGGTGCTTGAGGGCACGGACCCCCACAGACCATGAAAAATTACTCTACACAAAAGTTAGTAATTCTAATAATGTGCATGtactaattttaaaaattatacattGCCTCATTGATATTAAAGAATAGAAGACAACTAACATAAATGATCTTTAATTTCCTCTTTCACAAAACTAAATTAAGTTAGTAATTTCCTCTTTAAATTACTCTACACAAAAGTTAGTAATTCTAATAATGTGCATGtactaattttaaaaattatacattGCCTCATTGATATTAAAGAATAGAAGACAACTAACATAAATGATCTTTAATTTCCTCTTTCACAAAACTAAATTAAGTTAGTAATTTCCTCATTAAATTACTCTACACAAAAGTTAGTAATTCTAATAATGTGCATGtactaattttaaaaattatacattGCCTCATTGTATTAAAGAATAGAAGACAACTAACATAAATGATCTTTAATTTCCTCTTTCACAAAACTAAATTAAGCTACAATGAATGGTAACTTTAgtccaaaaaaagaaaactaaaatggCTAAATAGTTATGCTCATGCCATATTAGTTAATGGTATAATCTTTTCATTAGTATATTCATGGTctttttaatataaattttgttatataTCTAGTTAGCAGATATCAACTGTAGAGCTATTATCTTGTAATTTACTCATACGACTTGTCTAGAACTTTAGTATGTATCCTctattttggtttatttaaccTATTGAGCTGTTGTCATATTATCTCAAAATTTTATCTAAATAACTGACTAAATAAACCAATATatagaaaaaaatttggcattttcaagtacacaatttgCTAAccctttttttaatattattttcctcttatccttatAAAAGTTGATTCTTCATTAAAATGAATGCAAAATATTGAACTTTTAAATTATAGAATTGAAATTATAAGTATATATTGAACTTTATATTGTAAGAAATCTATAAAATAATGTTTGAAATTTGTATTTCAGCATGAACAAAATAACTTAGAAAGTGCCCACACTAACGAAAATTTTTGGCTCCGCCAATACTGCAATGGATTTTTTAACTTCTTTACTTGTGTCTGGTCAACATATATTTACAAAGGATTCAGCTTTTCCTACTCAATTTTGAGCAATTGTTAACTTAGACAGGATTAATTATCCATATATTAGGCATTGCAATATGAAGGATTagtaatccttagattgtattTATATTTCATTGTATGGGAGGTGAGGTACATGTTTCCCTCCTA
This window encodes:
- the LOC113702471 gene encoding cytochrome P450 CYP72A616-like; protein product: MEDLKILSLKITALLLVSYFFLKVFYSIWWKPKWLERRLKQQGIRGNPYKLLIGDMKDFMKQITEAWSKPMSLSHQIAPRVDPFTLNTAQKYGKVSLCWAGTTPRLNIMDPDIIKEVLANKQGHFGITPLALNPLILILTEGLTLLEGETWATHRRIMTPAFNLEKLKGMVSIFAESCVLVVEKWKKSIALGGTCEIDVWPEFQDLTGDIISRTAFGSNFNEGNQILKLQRELQGLVVEAMQSLYIPGLRFIPTKKNRRRKS
- the LOC113701045 gene encoding stress-response A/B barrel domain-containing protein UP3-like; translation: MLCGGVRAAVYCSTNILSFPRLRSSSSSSPSPFKFFYFPSTTRLYAAQSQPSIKMSAGNPPEFIEHIVLFKVKPDIDPSKATAVVNNLSSLASLDSVLHLTAGPVLRSRSSSLTFTHMLHSRYASKSDLDAYSAHPDHVAVVTNYVKPIVDDIMAVDWVASGAGAVNIPPGSAMRVTFLKLKEGSGEDEKNEVLGVTGGIKEKFPGIEQLSFGENFSPGRAKGFSIASVAVLNGVNELEGFDAEPEAANKQKDLVRDKLDGVVVLDYVVPPPQTASL